In one Ochotona princeps isolate mOchPri1 chromosome 16, mOchPri1.hap1, whole genome shotgun sequence genomic region, the following are encoded:
- the LOC131482235 gene encoding LOW QUALITY PROTEIN: zinc finger protein 548-like (The sequence of the model RefSeq protein was modified relative to this genomic sequence to represent the inferred CDS: inserted 1 base in 1 codon), which produces MGSTRGCVVVEDAAMYFSQEEWEQLSEAQRFLYCNVMLESLTLFPSQNYWHRVENEEAPSEQDVPVRVSQVVTPKPGLSTRKAXPGKMCEHSRKQTEEKPQLCEAELHLHLEHPGENLPGCDDWDTSLLRSHDGVPVAERPLTSRDGWKDLPATSALAEHQHPPGWRPSREPEGSTAFQAGRVNLKCSQCGKVFRYKHSLVGHQKTHAGEEPCECGKYGRSFRCSANFMKHQRIHSGEKSYECRECEKSFLYNYRLKRCRRVHTGERPYECDLYGKLFRYSSTSFSRQWVHTGERLCGCSECRRFMDSSTLMKQRVHTGERPCKCSECGKFFRYGSTLRHQRIPTGEGPFECSLCEELFRYISKLLKHWKSDNGERPCMCSNCGKSFRYHCRLLRHQQVHTGERPSQCSACGKFFRCNTCLLKRWRSHTGERPHECHDCEKAFRHKHIADEHQDVHTGEGPYECSECGKAFVRKSHLAQHEKIHRVQEWLMCSVNVGDALNVNPDPLHLRDFTEEKICH; this is translated from the exons ATTATTGGCACAGAGTTGAGAATGAGGAGGCTCCTTCTGAGCAGGATGTTCCTGTAAGAGTGTCACAGGTCGTGACTCCAAAGCCAGGCTTGTCCACCCGGAAGG TACCAGGCAAGATGTGTGAGCACAGTAGAAAGCAAACTGAAGAAAAGCCACAGCTTTGTGAGGCAGAGCTTCACCTGCACCTAGAGCACCCTGGAGAGAATCTTCCCGGATGCGATGACTGGGACACTTCATTGTTGAGGAGCCATGATGGAGTTCCTGTGGCAGAGAGGCCCCTCACGAGCAGGGATGGCTGGAAGGACTTGCCGGCCACGTCAGCCCTGGCCGAGCACCAGCACCCTCCTGGATGGAGGCCATCCCGGGAGCCTGAGGGCAGCACAGCCTTTCAAGCTGGGAGAGTCAATCTTAAGTGCAGCCAATGTGGGAAAGTCTTCAGGTACAAACATTCGCTTGTTGGCCATCAGAAAACTCATGCAGGAGAAGAGCCCTGTGAGTGCGGcaagtatggaagatctttcaggtGCAGTGCTAACTTCATgaaacatcagagaattcacagtGGAGAAAAAAGTTATGAATGCAGAGAATGTGAAAAGTCCTTTTTGTACAACTACCGACTTAAGAGGTGTAGGAGAGTGCATACTGGGGAAAGGCCCTATGAGTGTGACCTGTATGGGAAACTTTTCAGGTATAGCTCCACATCGTTCAGCCGTCAGTGGGTTCACACTGGAGAAAGGCTCTGTGGGTGCAGCGAGTGCAGGAGATTCATGGACAGCTCCACTCTCATGAAACAGCGAGTGCACACTGGCGAAAGGCCTTGCaagtgtagtgagtgtgggaagtTTTTCAGATACGGTTCCACACTCAGACACCAGAGAATTCCCACTGGAGAAGGGCCTTTCGAGTGCAGCCTTTGTGAGGAATTATTTAGGTACATCTCAAAGCTCCTCAAACACTGGAAAAGTGACAATGGAGAAAGGCCTTGCATGTGTAGTAATTGTGGGAAATCTTTTAGGTACCACTGCAGACTCCTTAGAcatcagcaggtgcacacaggcgAAAGGCCTTCCCAGTGCAGTGCGTGTGGAAAGTTCTTTCGGTGCAACACCTGCCTGCTCAAGCGTTGGAGAAGCCACACTGGAGAAAGGCCGCACGAGTGTCACGACTGTGAGAAAGCCTTTAGGCACAAGCATATAGCTGATGAACACCAGGACGTGCACACTGGAGAAGGGCCGTACGAGTGCAGTGAGTGTGGGAAGGCCTTCGTTAGAAAGTCCCACCTGGCTCAACACGAGAAAATCCACCGTGTCCAGGAATGGCTGATGTGCTCTGTGAATGTGGGCGATGCTTTAAATGTAAATCCAGACCCGTTACACCTCAGAGACTTCACAGAGGAGAAAATTTGCCATTAA